TCTCGTTCGTTCATGCACAGGAATCGACGTTTGTGCCGGTAGGAGCGGCTCACCGGATTGAGAACCCCGGACCGCACCTCCTTATCATCATTGAAATTCAAAGCGGCCTCTACCTCGGGGAAGATGACATTGTCCGACTTCAGGACGACTATGGCCGGAGCGGCGGGTAGGGGTGAAACATGTGTCGCTCCCTCCGTCTTCGCGGTGGTGCTCGCCGGAGGGAGGGGTGAGCGCTTCTGGCCGGTCAGCACTGAAGCGCAACCCAAGGCCTTCCTTCGTTTAATCGGGAACGAGTCGCTCCTTCAGGCGACGGCCCGGCGGGTGCGACTTCTGTTGCCATGGGCGCAGATTGCCGTGGTGGTTGGCCGTACACACGCCGATCTCGTCCAAGAGCAACTCCCGCAGCTCCCCGCTGCTAATCTCATGCTTGAGCCGCAGGGCAGGGACACCGCGGCAGCCATCGGCTTGGCCTCGCTGCATCTCGAGCGACTTGACCCCGAAGCGATCATGATCGTCCTGCCGGCTGATCACTACGTCCCGGACGGCGAGGCGTTTGTGACAGTCCTGCAGCAGGCAATCAAATTGCTCGCCTTACACCCGGACTGGGTGGTGACACTCGGCATCCCTCCTACCAGGCCAGAGACCGGGTACGGATATCTGGAGGTCGGCGAATCGCTTACCGAGTCTCCGGGTGCTTTCTGCGTCCATCGATTTATGGAGAAACCGGATCGGCAGACAGCCGAGCGCCTGGTGACAGACGGGTGTCACTACTGGAACAGCGGGATCTTTCTCTGGCGGAATAGCGCGATCCAGAGCCTGCTTGCGCAGTATTTGCGAGATGTGTGGGCAGGTCTTCGTCGTATCCGCGAAGCCTGGGGGGTACAAGAGGTGCTGGTCCGTGAGTACAGCGCATTTCAAAAGCAGTCAGTAGACTATGGAGTGTTGGAGCGGATGGGGGAGAGGGTTGCGATGGTTAGGGCCGATTTCGCCTGGGACGATCTGGGGGCATGGGATGCGTTGGCGCGAGTGCAGCCCGTAGACGAAGGCGGCAATGTGATCGTGGGTGATGTGCAGTCTCTGGACACGACCAAGTCGATCATTGTCTCGAACGGGCCGAGGGTGGCAATAGTTGGGCTGTCGGAGATGATTGTCGTGGCGTCCAAGGACGGCGTACTGGTCTGTCCCAAGGGGCGGGCCCAGGAGGTCAGAGGGCTCGCGAGAAAACCCTCATGACCGCGCGACGGGCGTTAATCACCGGTGTTACGGGCCAGGACGGCTCTTACCTGGCTGAGTATCTCCTCCAGCGGGGATACACGGTGGTCGGGATGGTGCGATGTGTGAACACCAAACCGCTTGACCGGATCGCGCACATACTCGATCGGATCACCCTGCAACCGGCGGACCTGCTCGACCAGGAGTCGTTGATCCATCTCATCCGAGAGGTCCGGCCTCACGAGATCTACAACCTCGCCTCGCAGTCATTCGTCCCAACCTCCTGGGAACAGGCAGTTCTCACGGCCGAGTGTACCGCTGTTGGTGTGACCCGCCTCTTGGAGGCCATTCGCCTGGTGGATGCCGGAATCCGGTTCTATCAGGCCAGCACGGGCGAGATGTTCGGCAAGGCTCAGGAGGTGCCGCAGCACGAGCGGACGCCGTTCTATCCGAGAAGTCCATACGGCGTGGCCAAGCTCTACGGTCATTGGATCACAGTCAACTACCGGGAACGTTACGGGCTCTTTGCTTGTTCGGGT
The Candidatus Methylomirabilota bacterium DNA segment above includes these coding regions:
- a CDS encoding mannose-1-phosphate guanylyltransferase, which produces MTLSDFRTTMAGAAGRGETCVAPSVFAVVLAGGRGERFWPVSTEAQPKAFLRLIGNESLLQATARRVRLLLPWAQIAVVVGRTHADLVQEQLPQLPAANLMLEPQGRDTAAAIGLASLHLERLDPEAIMIVLPADHYVPDGEAFVTVLQQAIKLLALHPDWVVTLGIPPTRPETGYGYLEVGESLTESPGAFCVHRFMEKPDRQTAERLVTDGCHYWNSGIFLWRNSAIQSLLAQYLRDVWAGLRRIREAWGVQEVLVREYSAFQKQSVDYGVLERMGERVAMVRADFAWDDLGAWDALARVQPVDEGGNVIVGDVQSLDTTKSIIVSNGPRVAIVGLSEMIVVASKDGVLVCPKGRAQEVRGLARKPS
- the gmd gene encoding GDP-mannose 4,6-dehydratase; the protein is MTARRALITGVTGQDGSYLAEYLLQRGYTVVGMVRCVNTKPLDRIAHILDRITLQPADLLDQESLIHLIREVRPHEIYNLASQSFVPTSWEQAVLTAECTAVGVTRLLEAIRLVDAGIRFYQASTGEMFGKAQEVPQHERTPFYPRSPYGVAKLYGHWITVNYRERYGLFACSGILFNHESPRRGREFVARKVTDGVARIKHGLATELRLGNIEAHRDWGYAGDYVKAMWLMLQQESPDDYIIATGETHSVRELAQIAFARVGLDWREYVREDPALKRPAEVNLLQGDASKAKRVMGWQPEVSFRELIEMMVDADLQRYAETVSASPDTRGR